Below is a genomic region from Desulfomonilia bacterium.
CAGAGGCTTGAATCCATCAAGCGGCTGAAAAACGAGGGACACGGCCTGCAATCGATAAAAGAGAACCTCATGTCCAGCACCCAGATAATGCCTGCAGCCAGGAACGAGGTTTTTCATACGCGAACGCGTGAAACAATTATCACTGCCGCCGTCGAACTATTTCGCGAAAAGGGATATGAGTCCACAAGCATAATGGATATCGCCGGAAGGGCTCATACCGGAAAGGGAACCATATATCAGTATTTCAAGGGCAAAGAAGACCTTTTCTTCGAATGTGCAGAGAGTATTTTTTATGACATCGCCAAAGACGATCCCGCGGTGAGGGATGAAACCGACGGTCTCAAACGACTCAGGAACCGTTCCATGGCTATGACACGAACCACCCGACACGTTTACGACATGTTGAACCTGGCGCGGGGTGCCTCCATCAGGGAAAATCCCGCCTATAAGGCAAAACTAGAACAGATCATGCATAATTTTATAGAACCCATCAAGGCCGATGTTGAAACAGCTATATCCCAGGGCAGCATACGCCCCATGAACAGTAACCTTATCGCACACCTGCTGGTCGGTGCGACTGAATACAGTCTTTATTATGAGATCGATCGCGGTCTCGATCCGGAAGAGATCATATCGAGAGGCTGGACCCTTGTCTTCGGAGGTGTAGCAGTCAGAGGAAAGAACAAATCCTCAGAGGATAAATGATGAGTACGATAAAACGCATGAAGATATCGGAGTTCTCCTTCCTGACGGGTGTGCCTGTCTCGACCATCAGGTATTACATATGGGAAGGAATCCTGCCTCCTCCTGTCAAAGCGGGCCGGACACGAGCCTACTATAACCAGGAACATATTGATGCACTCGGACTTGTCAGGCAAAAACAGATCATGGAGCACAAACCGCTATCGGTCATACGTGAAGAAATGTCCCATGTGCTCAGCCGCTCACATATTGAAACCAATGATGAGAATATTCCCGCAGGAAGAAGGGAGGACATAATAACATCTGCCATAGAGGTCTTCTTTGCAAAGGGTTTAGCAGAAACCACCATCGCTGACATTGCATCCGAAGCAAGGATCAGCAAGGAGACTTTCTATCTTTACTTCAAGAATAAGGAAGAGCTTTTCATCGCCTGCGCCGATCGTATTTTCCATGAAATGTACAGGGATGTATGGCAGGAGATCCGGAATGAGAAGGATATGATGCGACGTTTCCGCAAGCGCGCCATTGCCTATTTTTCCTCCTATCCCCGCTGGGTAGTCATGATGAATCTCCTGCGGAGCAACGCAGTGGGAGACAATCCCGTCTTCAAGGAAAAGTTCCGCCAGGTCATAAGCGAAATCGTCGGCCCGATAACCCAGGATATAGAACGTATGCAGAAACTCGGCGAGGTCCGGGATGATATCGACATCAATCTTGCCGGATATATTGTCATGGGGATGTCAGAATATGCGGCAGCCTTGATTCATCAGGGTGTGTTTTCGGAATCTGAAATAATTGAAAACCTGGAAATAATATTCTGGTCTGGTTTAAGTGAAAGAAACTAATAATCTTCTTCTGGATGAAAAGAATGTCCAAACATATGAGACAACAATGCTCAATATTCAGCGATAGTATTCAGGCATAACCCTCTCGATATTTTTCCATAGAAATTTAATTTTTTTATAGCATTGACAAAAAGCCGGTTTTTATTGTTCAGATTCCTGAAAAAGAACTTGGAGACAGCGATTATGGATGACTATCGAAAGGAATACCGGAAAAAGCTCGTAAGTGCGGATGAGGCCGTAAAGGTGGTAAGGTCAGGGGACTGGCTTGATTATTCCTTCGGGCTCAGTTCGCCGA
It encodes:
- a CDS encoding TetR family transcriptional regulator, with amino-acid sequence MMSTIKRMKISEFSFLTGVPVSTIRYYIWEGILPPPVKAGRTRAYYNQEHIDALGLVRQKQIMEHKPLSVIREEMSHVLSRSHIETNDENIPAGRREDIITSAIEVFFAKGLAETTIADIASEARISKETFYLYFKNKEELFIACADRIFHEMYRDVWQEIRNEKDMMRRFRKRAIAYFSSYPRWVVMMNLLRSNAVGDNPVFKEKFRQVISEIVGPITQDIERMQKLGEVRDDIDINLAGYIVMGMSEYAAALIHQGVFSESEIIENLEIIFWSGLSERN
- a CDS encoding TetR family transcriptional regulator — its product is MPRHPRRLKISEISEQTGTSPATIRYYVRKGLLPRPLKTGRTMAYYDDIHIQRLESIKRLKNEGHGLQSIKENLMSSTQIMPAARNEVFHTRTRETIITAAVELFREKGYESTSIMDIAGRAHTGKGTIYQYFKGKEDLFFECAESIFYDIAKDDPAVRDETDGLKRLRNRSMAMTRTTRHVYDMLNLARGASIRENPAYKAKLEQIMHNFIEPIKADVETAISQGSIRPMNSNLIAHLLVGATEYSLYYEIDRGLDPEEIISRGWTLVFGGVAVRGKNKSSEDK